In a single window of the Ooceraea biroi isolate clonal line C1 chromosome 8, Obir_v5.4, whole genome shotgun sequence genome:
- the LOC105275632 gene encoding BTB/POZ domain-containing protein 1, whose amino-acid sequence MSFPCFDWQTSKEKLSERGEYLFDTGLWSDCKFIVGQEPEQRIFNGHKLFLAMSSPIFETMFFGSTAEKDDPIPIRDVQSEAFKILLQYIYTEKAEFTSFKLVCELYYCANRYMLPSLVRQCTEYLCTNLSPKGACRAYELAKLFEKCELMDDCLDIICTMTSEVLNESSWKDIGLATLLTVLDQEDLEISSEIELFIAVEKWAKSECCRKLIDPTNRENLRSVIGDAFSKIRFLSLTPQEFATGPAVSPMFSQDEAFAILLNICTDDKTLVLVPEDFCTISYSRTNLKNKTLQTSSTSNLKNTTLQTSSTSSQQHIPPRAEQDLFGIRYKY is encoded by the exons ATGTCGTTTCCCTGCTTTGACTGGCAGACCAGCAAGGAGAAGCTTTCTGAACGCGGCGAATATCTGTTCGACACTGGATTATGGTCCGACTGTAAGTTCATCGTGGGACAAGAGCCAGAGCAGCGGATCTTCAACGGCCACAAGTTGTTTCTGGCAATGTCCAGTCCAATCTTCGAAACCATGTTCTTTGGTAGCACGGCAGAGAAGGACGATCCAATACCAATAAGGGATGTTCAGTCTGAAGCGTTCAAAATCTTATTACAgtatatatacacagaaaAAGCGGAATTTACTTCTTTCAAGTTGGTATGCGAGTTGTATTACTGCGCTAATAGATACATGTTGCCATCTTTGGTGAGGCAATGCACAGAATATTTGTGCACCAATCTCTCACCAAAGGGAGCGTGCAGGGCGTACGAACTTGCCAAGCTCTTTGAGAAATGTGAGCTAATGGACGACTGTTTAGACATCATATGTACAATGACCAGCGAAGTATTGAATGAATCTAGTTGGAAGGACATAGGACTGGCAACACTGCTCACAGTTTTGGATCAGGAGGATTTGGAGATCAGTTCGGAGATAGAATTATTCATCGCTGTAGAAAAATGGGCCAAGTCAGAATGTTGTAGAAAATTGATTGATCCAACAAACAGAGAAAACTTGAGATCTGTTATTGGAGATGCATTCTCAAAGATAAGATTTTTGAGCTTGACTCCGCAGGAATTTGCTACGGGTCCTGCTGTGTCTCCCATGTTTTCACAAGATGAGGCTTTTGCCATATTGCTGAACATATGTACTGATGACAAAACGCTTGTACTTGTACCCGAAGATTTTTGTACTATTTCATACAGTAGAACAAACCTAAAGAATAAAACTTTACAAACCTCATCAACTTCAAACCTAAAGAATACAACTTTACAAACCTCATCAACTTCTAGCCAACAACAT ataCCACCTAGGGCAGAACAAGATTTGTTTGGCATTCGTTATAAATACTGA
- the LOC105275631 gene encoding uncharacterized protein LOC105275631: protein MRSSLVLLLVAAFVLAEGSNRVKRQEDKKEESFENEICKDKDAGEWFRLVAGEGDNCRDVIQCTSSGLQAIRCPAGLYFDIDKQTCDWKDSVNNCKLKNKERKAKPLLYTEEPLCQDGYLACGDGSCIERGLFCNGEKDCTDGSDENICDMDNDPNRAPPCDPVVCVLPDCFCSEDGTTIPGDLPSKDVPQMVTITFDDAINNNNIGLYKEIFSKRKNPNGCDIKATFFVSHKYTNYSAVQEMHRKGHEIAVHSISHNDDERFWSDATVDDWAKEMAGMRIIAEKFANLTDNSVVGVRAPYLRVGGNNQFTMMEEQAFLYDSTITSALNNPPLWPYTMYFRMPHRCHGNLQHCPTRSHAVWEMVMNELDRREDPQNDEYLPGCAMVDSCSNILTGDQFYNFLNHNFDRHYEQNRAPLGLYFHAAWLKNNPEFLDAFLYWIDEILQNHNDVYFVTMTQVIQWIQNPRTITESKTFEPWREKCTVDGPPACWVPHTCKLTSKEVPGETINLQTCVRCPNNYPWVNDPTGDGFF from the exons ATGAGGTCCTCGTTGGTGCTGCTCTTGGTAGCAGCTTTCGTCCTTGCCG AGGGCTCGAACCGAGTCAAGCGACAGGAAGACAAGAAGGAGGAGAGTTTTGAGAACGAGATCTGCAAGGACAAGGATGCGGGCGAGTGGTTCAGATTGGTCGCCGGCGAGGGTGACAATTGCCGCGACGTTATCCAGTGCACGAGTTCCGGCCTGCAGGCGATCAGATGCCCGGCTGGCCTGTACTTCGACATCGACAAGCAGACCTGCGATTGGAAGGATTCCGTTAACAACTGCAAGCTGAAGAACAAGGAGAGGAAGGCCAAGCCTCTGCTTTATACCGAGGAACCGCTCTGCCAGGATGGCTATCTCGCGTGCGGAGACGGATCCTGTATCGAGAGGGGTCTCTTCTGTAACGGGGAGAAGGATTGTACTGATGGCTCTGATGAAAACATTTGCG ACATGGACAATGATCCCAATAGGGCACCACCCTGCGACCCCGTTGTGTGCGTCTTGCCCGACTGCTTCTGCTCGGAGGATGGCACCACGATACCTGGCGATCTCCCATCCAAGGATGTACCCCAAATGGTCACGATAACGTTCGACGATGCcatcaacaacaacaacatCGGCCTGTACAAGGAGATTTTCAGCAAACGCAAGAACCCGAACGGCTGCGACATCAAGGCTACCTTCTTCGTGTCGCACAAGTACACCAACTATTCCGCGGTCCAGGAGATGCACAGGAAGGGCCACGAAATCGCCGTTCACTCTATCTC GCACAATGACGACGAGCGCTTCTGGTCGGATGCCACCGTCGACGATTGGGCGAAAGAGATGGCCGGCATGAGGATCATCGCCGAGAAGTTCGCCAATCTGACGGACAACAGCGTGGTGGGCGTCAGGGCGCCGTACTTGCGAGTCGGCGGTAACAATCAGTTCACCATGATGGAGGAGCAGGCCTTCCTGTACGACTCCACCATCACCTCGGCCCTGAACAACCCCCCGCTCTGGCCGTACACCATGTACTTCAGGATGCCGCACCGCTGCCATGGAAATCTTCAGCACTGTCCCACCAG GTCGCACGCCGTATGGGAAATGGTGATGAACGAGCTGGACCGTCGCGAGGACCCCCAAAACGATGAGTACCTGCCCGGTTGCGCGATGGTGGACTCTTGCAGCAACATCCTGACTGGCGACCAGTTCTACAACTTCCTCAACCACAACTTTGACCGTCACTACGAGCAGAACCGTGCGCCCCTCGGCCTCTACTTCCACGCCGCCTGGCTGAAGAACAATCCCGAGTTCCTGGACGCCTTCCTCTACTGGATCGACGAAATCCTCCAGAATCACAACGACGTCTACTTTGTGACGATGACTCAGGTGATCCAGTGGATCCAGAACCCGCGCACCATCACCGAATCGAAGACCTTCGAGCCCTGGCGGGAGAAGTGCACGGTAGACGGCCCGCCAGCCTGCTGGGTGCCCCACACCTGCAAGCTGACCTCGAAGGAGGTGCCCGGCGAGACCATAAACCTGCAGACTTGCGTGCGCTGCCCCAACAACTACCCCTGGGTGAACGACCCCACCGGTGACGGCTTCTTCTAA